AGGTTAAGATGGAGTAAGTTGATTAGTTAGATGCAACTTCTTCATCATATTAAATTATTTGTTGTCATCTGATATAATTAAAATCTCCTCAGAGAAAAGCAATTATTTTGTGACATTAGCATTTAGCTTTTTGCTTGAACTAGTTGTGTGATttgtaaactagccactcagaTACACTTTAGACTATTCAGCAATTCATGGTTAATCCATGAATTAAgagttgaaaattgaaatattcAAATCATAGTATGGCTTCAAGGTGCAAGAGAGTGCTCTTGGAATCTCTCTTTTCTTAGTGTACATTTACTTGCGCGTAAGAGAGATGATGAGAATCGCATAACTTTGAGAGAAGTTGTGCCTGGTAGCTTATGAGTAGATGTGTGTGAACAATTTgcttccaaacatgcacttatttTGATCTGCCTGCTAATAGTCCATGTCAATGTTGGTGTGAACCATTGCAGTGCAATGAGATCAGCAACCTGATTATGATAGGGAAAACCACCAATGAAAATGAGAAGGAAGAATTTGACAATGAGgccgatgatgatgatgatgctgacAATGCGGAGGCATCTGAGGGTGAAGAATTTGAGCAAGAAACTGGTTGAAGAAGTTGCAACTCTATGCTGTTTGTATGCCTGGGCCAAATCTTTGTATTTGAGTGTTGACTCCTCTTTCATATCATACTTTCTGTTAGCTGTGCTCGCTCTAGTGCTTAATCACATACTTAACATCTTCACTAGCATAATCGATGCTGCAACAATAGCATGAGTTAAATGCAGATGAGGTAAAGCAGGGGGAGTGCCCTCTCCTTTTTTATGAGCAAGTGTCTCTCTTCCGACTATTTATAAGAAGAGAGCAGTTTAGCTTTTCAAACAAGACAAGAACAATATTGGTCACTTTGACTTTCTTTGGAGGGATAGTAACTCAAGTAATAGTCATCCCCATTCTAAGATTTTTAAGTAAATCAAGGCATGCTTCTCTACAATCAGCTTCTGTTGACTATCACGGCACTCATGAGAGCATAAACGAACAGCCATCATGGCTACTCCAGCAGAGTTCAAAAAGCCACAGCACTTTAAGGATCAGAGCAAAACCACAAAGCATCAGCTCTCCCACAACCTTCTTTAGCAAGATGGTCTGCAAAATCATTGGCCTCTCTATGGATGTGATGAACTCCCATACAGTTCACCTGATCAAATAGATAATCAATTTGGTTAAGCTCCTTATGCAATTTCAAAGATGGCTTTTAAGATGAATGAAGTTTGTTTGAAAACAAATGTAATGAAACTCaaatcatttttttcatttcccAAATTTATTCAGCCAAATCCAATATGATCCATTCAATCACACACACTTTAATCTGTATCTGATTTGCATCCATTTTCACTTTCTATATCTCTTCAAGTGAAGTTCAAATTAGGGGTGTGATAAGACCATTTTTGTTCTACTCCTTGCATTTAAGTGGTAGGGCTGCAATTCTCTCCTCCGAGCTCCGTATATATCTAATAACTTATTTTAAAGCTTCATCCAATTATATAAAAGTAAGCTATTGAACCC
This is a stretch of genomic DNA from Lotus japonicus ecotype B-129 chromosome 1, LjGifu_v1.2. It encodes these proteins:
- the LOC130735372 gene encoding uncharacterized protein LOC130735372, with the translated sequence MLQFPAFMTQYPMSTRTISTSFMLPSQWPQPHNEEFLLAMEESNFEEKCNEISNLIMIGKTTNENEKEEFDNEADDDDDADNAEASEGEEFEQETG